The nucleotide sequence CTTGCTGCTCAATAGCCTGCACCAGTTTCACTAAGCGTTGAACTTCATCCGGTGTTGTGGGGCGACGATAAGCGCGGCTGGCAAACCTCTCCATTATTTTTTCCACGTGCTTGTCGGTAGCCCACGTGGGGTCGACTGCTAGCAATTTCTGTTGTGTTTCTGGGCGGGTGTCCATTGGTCCCTTCAGGTAAAACCATTCCACATGCAGCGTTATGTCCGGTGCCTCATCCACCAACTGTACCGCAACACGGTGCTCCCCTTTGGGCAGAGTCAGTGGCAGTTCCAGCACGGTTGGTTTTTTCTCATCACCTGCGGGCACCATAACGGTTTTAATTTCTTTGCCATTAATCGTAATTTTCGCCGTAAGTTCTTTGCTGCCGGGAGTTTGCGAATAACAACGACATTTGAAGAGATACTCCCCACCTGAGGTCAGGCGGTAAGGGGTGTTCAAATTCCCTTTATTGATCGCTCGGAACTTCCCAATCTTGCTCGGATCGGTACCTGGTTCCAGATATTTCCCCGCCTGATAGCGCTCTGGCGATTTCGGTGGGTTGACGATAATTGCCCTCGACATGATCGATTCTGCCGCAGCAAGATACCGTTCAAACAATACCGGTGAAACGGTCAAAACATCGCCAATGTTGTCGAAACCGTAGCCGATGTCATCTGCAGGAAAATCTTCGGCGGGATTGAAATCGATACCCACCAGATCACGCACGGTATTGGCATACTCCACCTTGTTGAGACGACGCACCGTTACCTGCCCGGGATCGGGCTTGGCATTGCGGTCGGCCAGCTCAAAAGTGGTTTTCACGAGTTTCAGAAACTCTTCCCGCTCTGCCACGGTGGGCTGGGGTCGATTTTTTGGTGGCATTTCGCCTGCGTGCAGCACCCGCTGCACACTGCCCATTTTTTTGCGTGCGGCCAACAGGCTTTTTTCATCTACAATCGTATGTAGTGCCAGTTCCGCACTCTGTTTCTTTTCACCATGGCAACTGATGCAGTATTTTTGCAGAAACGCAGTGCCCTCTTTGGCAAACTCCGCACCACAAAGATGAGAGTTTCCTAATAAAAGCAGCATCAAGAATAAAAGCCTGTGTACCATGAACTACCGTGTAAAAATGAAATTTCAGGGAAGGTATGTCGTGGATATTCTACCACGGTTTTGAATTGTTTCCAAGTGAGAAACTCTCTGGAACTGTTTTGGCAGAAACAATTCTATTTCGATTGATCTGCAATTGCATCAATGCAAAATGATTCACCAGTTGCATCGAAACTTTGCCGATTCTCAATTCCTGGTATGTCAAAGTGATTCGCCGAAAGTTGCTGTTTTTTGGCTCCGAACGAAGTGGATATTATTGCGCATTCGGAACGGGTTTGTGCTTCCATTTGGCAACAGCGATACAGATCAGTGCTAAGCCAAATGCCATTGTAATGTTGCCCAAATCCGAATAAAGTGCCTCGTTGTATGCCCACAGTGTATTCGCCCGATCACCACTGTAAGACCATTTTGGTGGCCATGCTAACCAACGTGCACCGCAACGCACGAAAAACCCAATTACTGCGATCACGACGCCGAATGTTGGCAGCAGTGGCACGCTGAATGTGCTTTTCCTATTTTGTTGTGATGTTGGTGCGTCAGGTAGTTCTGGTTCGAATGGTTGCCGGCAATTCGGACAAAATGCATCCCTGATCATCGGAAGAGTCTGTCCACATTTCGGGCATTGTTGCATTCGAATTCTCCTGACGGCTTCAGAGTTCTCCCACATGGTGTGGTAGATGACCATAATTGTAAAAATGTTATCTTACCCAGTGTTTTTCAAAATTATGTCCGCAAATCGCTGTTTTGCTGACACGATTTTCAGTGAAGTCTCAATTTAGGTAGCCACTCTCTAATGTGTTGCCTGCAAGAAGCAGTTACTGCAGAACAGAATGGTATGAAGTGGAATCCCAATTTGGGATCGTATTGAGTGGTTAATTAAATTTCGAAGTTTCCTTGCTGACTGTGGGCAGGCAAGGATTTTCAAGAATATCCGAAAGGACAGAATGGTGGGCAATCAGTCAACATTATCCGACAGAAATTATCGGTCGAGTTCGACGATACCGCCTGCGGAACTGCGTTTGTAAAGTGGCAGGTGGCGGTAATAGACTTCCAGGGTCAGCAGGCACATACAGGTGGTGCCCAGGCGACCGCACTGACCACCGATATGACTGCCGTCTGGAGCCCAGCTCCCATCGAGGTTTTTGTCACCCGATTTGTTCTGCCAGCCAATCAGCGAATCACGCATCTTTGGATTGAACGCTTTCCACTCGGGACCATCATAAAAATGGATCACCTGAGTGGCATAGTAGAAGGTATACATGTTGATCGGAACCCGATTCACCGTGGCAGGCTTGGTGGCTGGCAACTGTCGTGAAAGTTCCGTCAAACGTTTGACACCCTTTTGCAGTGCTGGGTGGGCTGGTGTCCAACCAGTGTACTGGCGGGAGAGCAAACCTACCGAAGTCAGCGTGGGAGAATTCCCAGGGGTGCGATAGCCATATGCAGCACCCGAGTCTTCCTGCACTTTGTTCAGAAAGCCGGTAATCGCCTTGTAAGCTTTCGCTTTGTCAAAGCGGATTTCGGCAATGTCCGCACTTTTCAGTGCCTGCACCATCCAGCCCACGATCGAAGTATCACCTTCGCTGGCCCGGCTCATGCCGTAACCCCAGCTACCATCACCTGCCTGGGTGTTGATAATGAAGTTCACCGCGCGGGTGGCAATCTGTTTCAGGCTGGGGTCTTTGGTCATCCCCACGGCTTCGCACAGGGCCACCGTTCCGATCGCGTGTGAGTAAGGAGTACTGATGCCCACTTTCTTCACCATGGAACCATCGAGGCTCACCTGAGAAGAAAGCCATTCGACACCACGTGCAACCACTTCGCGATATTTCTTGCCCGACTTGTGGGTTTCGCCCGCAGCCAGGAAGGGGAGGAGTGCCATACCCGTCGCAGCAATCTTGTAGTTGTGCTCTTTCCCGTCAGCGGTATCGTATTCCCAATAACCTTTATTGGAACCATCTTTAATCTGCTTGCGTGCCAGCCAGGTCAGACCTTTGGCCACTGAAGCTTCGGATTCGGTGTTCCCACCGCGATCCTTCACCAGTTGTAATTTATCAGAACCAGACCTTCCTCTCATTCCTGGTGTAGCAAGGCTACTCGTATTGCACACCATCCCAATCATTGCGGAACCATCTGGCTTTTCCTGTCCCGAAGTGCCTGTAGTTACGCTGAGATCGAGTGCTGGGCCGACAGACTGGGACTGGTTGGCATCCAGTAATAACGCATCTGCAAGGCCGATCGGCTCTGTACTGACTATATTTTCCACGAGCTTTTCTTCTTCACGCATCACTTCCACTGCTGCTTCCAATTCGGGATCAAGCCCTAAATCCTGGTTGGTCAATTCTGCTTCGGGCTTTTTTTCTGCATCATTCACTTCCGCAGCAGTGAACACATCGGCTGGTTTTGCAATGAGCAGTTGATCCTGTAACAGGTTGGTGAACAGCATTACCACTACCAGGATAAGGTGTACCCCACCGCTGATGACGAATGCTGGCACATAAACAGTCATCAGTCGTGTGCTGGTGGGTACTTCGGCGACTTCCAATGGGCGGATGACCGATTGCCCGCCGTTGGGTGGTTGAATAGTTCTTTTTTCCAGTAGCATGCTTCTTCTCAGTAAGTATTCGATTGATCTCATTTTTGTTAGCGCAGGACTACGCCTCGCTGACGTTGGTTTCTTTCATCAGCGTGCACACACTTAGCAATGTGGCACCAGCTTTCAGTGCATTCAATCAGTAGCAATACGCCACTGTCACGTTTATGCGCAAGCGGGCGCAAATACGTAGAAGTTCAGAATCCCAATTTGGGATCGTTATCAGTGGTTAATTAAATTTCGAAGTTTCCTTGCTGACTGTGGGCAGGCAAGGATTTTCAAGAATATCCGAAAGGACAGAATGGTGGGCAATCAGTCAACATTATCCGACAGAAATTATCGGTCGAGTTCGACGATACCGCCTGCGGAACTGCGTTTGTACAGTGGCAGGTGGCGGTAATAGACTTCCAGGGTCAGCAGGCACATACAGGTGGTGCCCAGGCGACCGCACTGACCACCAATGTGACTGCCGTCTGGTGCCCAGCTCCCATCGAGGTTTTTGTCACCCGATTTGTTCTGCCAGCCAATCAGCGAATCACGCATCTTCGGATTGAACGCTTTCCACTCGGGACCATCATAAAAATGGATCACCTGAGTGGCATAGTAGAAGGTATACATGTTGATCGGAACCCGATTCACCGTTGCAGGTTTGGCGGCTGGCAACTGTCGTGAAAGTTCCGTCAAACGTTTGACACCCTTTTGCAGTGCTGGGTGGGCAG is from Zavarzinella sp. and encodes:
- a CDS encoding prenyltransferase/squalene oxidase repeat-containing protein; this encodes MLLEKRTIQPPNGGQSVIRPLEVAEVPTSTRLMTVYVPAFVISGGVHLILVVVMLFTNLLQDQLLIAKPADVFTAAEVNDAEKKPEAELTNQDLGLDPELEAAVEVMREEEKLVENIVSTEPIGLADALLLDANQSQSVGPALDLSVTTGTSGQEKPDGSAMIGMVCNTSSLATPGMRGRSGSDKLQLVKDRGGNTESEASVAKGLTWLARKQIKDGSNKGYWEYDTADGKEHNYKIAATGMALLPFLAAGETHKSGKKYREVVARGVEWLSSQVSLDGSMVKKVGISTPYSHAIGTVALCEAVGMTKDPSLKQIATRAVNFIINTQAGDGSWGYGMSRASEGDTSIVGWMVQALKSADIAEIRFDKAKAYKAITGFLNKVQEDSGAAYGYRTPGNSPTLTSVGLLSRQYTGWTPAHPALQKGVKRLTELSRQLPATKPATVNRVPINMYTFYYATQVIHFYDGPEWKAFNPKMRDSLIGWQNKSGDKNLDGSWAPDGSHIGGQCGRLGTTCMCLLTLEVYYRHLPLYKRSSAGGIVELDR